The window GCTTGCCTGCTTGCTTCTGGGGCTGACAGCAGCTATTTTCGTTTCCCAGCGACAATATAGCCACGACTTAGGCCGCTCTTGCTGAGCTGAGCTTCGCGGTCCACCTCTCCTCGGCTCTCTTTCCTTCGGCGGTTTCTGCTTCTTATTTATGGAATCCCTTACCTCTTCTGAAATTATTCCTTCGCCTACTACATATCGCCGCCACTGAATCATCGTTACGTCGATGCTGAAGCAAAGAATGCCGCCGACTAAGGTAACCAATTTTGCATGATCGTAATCAACTTGTGTTTCGTGAAATGCAGTCGTAACTTCGGAGATGAATTTAGCACGCAGAAATGTAAGAGAAAGATTTCAGCAAATGCGTTGTTTCTTTTCTGACCCAGTTACGGGCAACTCGTGGTTTAATAATTCTCGTAAGTCGGGGTGGCATAAGCGGAAAGCGTTGAAGCAAAAACAGAAATGGGAACGTCTTAGAAGTGTCGTTTGCCTAGTTTCTGTTTTGGATACCTCCGCATTCCTCATTTATTCTTAAACATACACTCGAACATATAgctaaatgaattttattgaagaataAAGGAATATATTAATCCAATGAAATACGTAAATTcacgataaatttttctagAACTTCCGCTGAAAGGAATACGTTTCATTTCCGTTGTgtattttctttccttctatttctattttcattaGCTTTTTctacagtttatttttttgcgttGGTTGGTTATACTTAAGCTTGTGAGTCGTGACAATGTTCTTCGCGTTCGATCAGAAGATCATATAGTTACCGAAGAGgatacaaagataaaaataattaaaactttgacTCGTTTTTCTTTGTTCTCCAATAATACTGTATCGTGATCGAATGAATATTCAGACGCGTTCAGCTCGAAAATACCTGTAGTAAACTAACGTTACGTGGATGAATCATTGTTCGGTTAGCGCCAATAATAATTGGAATTCCTCCCTCGCCGATATCGTTCCGGTTTCGCAGCTGCATGCAACTGGGTGACCGCGTGACGGATGTGAGCGCGTTACCTTATTCGTGTACGTCTCGCGTTTTCGTGAAGCGTATATTTGCGTATATGTCGCGTTAAACGCACATTCATCCGCTCTGGGCCGACTACATGCGAGCGAGCAAACGCAAATGACGTCAAGTGATACAGTCATCGTTGAGAGATGTAATTTCCACAactccctttttttcttttactttctcGTGAGATGCACGTCCTCATCCTTCTCTGCTTCCGTTTTGGCAAAGCGAACAAGTGATTTATggtcttccttccttccttccttccttccttccttccttccttctttcCTTTTCAAAGTCGATGTGATGACGTATCGTTGCATACGTGCAATCATCAAAGACCGGATGTATTCGCCAGAGTACACACTTCGTGCCACCTAAAACTGTATTTTCGTGAGACCCcgttacgtaaaaaataaatatgtggcCTCTTTAATGTCAGTGgcaatttaatactattactaATTCTTTTGTATTACAGTCAAACATCTTGCTTCCAAACATTagatttttttcgttatttattttattttctttctttaaagaGCTCTATACtcgagaaatatttatttcgtattcaaataaattgaataaattgatCAATGGATCATCAATTCATTCAATTCAAACTGacacaaattttttgcaatttcttTATCGTACATAAAAGTTAACTTGATAAAGTGATAAAACATTAAGCTGAATTAGACGCGTGTGAATAACacgaaaaatgtaatttctcgatacttaataatattcttgtttcaattattaaatatattttttagttctataactaaataaaactATCTGGCTCTGCCAGACTTAAAACGCAATCGTAAACTGAAACtagaaattataacaatatctctaaattaatttttaatcgtcaaatttaataatgatgttaaacatcttaaaaaaatgtcaagagcttataagataaaagttatggcaaaattacaaaatacaagACATTCTCTTCCATAATATTTAAGGATAAGATTAATTTACTGCAGGAATGACTGGTCTGTGCAGTCATTTTGGCCGTTTAGCGCAGCAGAcctaattaagttaattaagaAGAGAGACGTAATCATAATCTTTGATTCAATCGAAAAATCTTTTACTTCccatcgaaaaaaaaagaaaagatgaaTCATGCAAGTTCAGCAGAAAAGAACAGACATAAAGAAAAGGTTCAAACCTCCGTGAGAAAAGGTGACCGGGAATGACCCTAAAAAGTTAGGTTCGGCATTTCGATCGGGGCCATctttaaaatgtgaaaaggGTTAGAAAAGGAAGATCTTTAGTAGACattcaatcaaattaatttcgaattATTAAATCCGATCGGATCGAGTTCCACTCTACCCGGAGTGCGGTTAACAAGTTTCTTccctcgtaaaaaaaaataaaatttaaatgctaGGCatcataaaaagaataaactgaaagaaaaaaataaatattaattttatactttgaaATTCAATGTCTAATTCCGTATTAGTTCAAATATTCACTATATATAATCATcaattttgcaatttgtttgcaattaattgattaataatttataaatatcccGTATAAActctaattttttcttacagaCCTGCATTATCTTACGATTCTACGTCTTTCTCAAAATATCCCAGGAGAGATCGCTAGCGCACAGATGAGTTTTCGCTTGATATTATGAgatatacagaaatataaaCAGTACTTGCGCTAATTATTGTAGTACGAGTCCGAATTAAACTCCGAAAGAGCAAACTCCAGATCGCAGACATTCCTGATATGCCACAGATATTGTTCTTGAAAACTGAcgtatttgcattattttcctTTGCCCTCTTCAATAAAACAGAAGCATACGACTTCTCCAATGATCCACGATCTAATCCGACGATTATCTGTCCGGTACTTACAGACAGAATCGAAGACGACACTCACCATACTCGCCGTTTCGTTTCGTTCTGTTTACCGCTCGTCGCGCTCGTCGATCGAACATAACCTGCAAATCGTTCGCCGAGTGATCTCGCGCACCCGACCGACTCACGACCTTTGCGGGAAGGGTAATCGCTTCCCCGGCGATTTTTCGGCGGCACTTGGTGTTGCTTGTTGTCTCGTCGTCTACGTAAAGCTCGTCATCGGGGACACGTCTCGGGAAGAAGGAAATAAGTCGCGAAAGTATGACCGAACGAAGGTCGGGGGCGAGCTGCATTAGCCGGAACGTAAATTAAAGCGTATAGCGCTCCGTCGTACTCAGGGACTCTCGGTGGAAAAAGTAACTGATCAACTCGGTACGCGATGGACGTGGAAAAGATCGCGATGTTCGCCGGCGTGGGCTTCGCCATCGCCGTCGGCCTCTTTGTCCTGTGGGGTCCGTCACCCAAGCCCAGGAAAAAAGGTAACGAGCTACGTTCATTAGACATTCAGCGAATCTTTTCATTCTTgtgtctttttttatctttatactGAAActgtatggaaaaaaaaacatgtatttgTGCATATCAATTGTATCATCAATGAGGTCTTTTGTgaatgcaaatatatttttattgtgtatttgtaatatgtgtaaagagtaaatttattatttctttattatatatttcttattttcctttttatagacatattttccttttttctttattattaaattattatttttagttttgtttaaagtattttttacacttgattactttatatttctctttttgttatttttaatttcaatcgaGAAATATGATATACTTAAtacaaactaaattttattactttattttactgtCTACCTTAGGTCAAGTTGTTGGGATCAACAATTTGGGATACACATGTTTCCTGAATTCTCTTTTGCAAGCACTAGCTGCTTGCCCCTCATTTATTTTCTGGCTTCAGAAACAGCAGGAGAAGAAAGATAGAAACTTTGCTGACACACTAGTTTCTGTTCTTAAAAGTATGACTCTTTGATCTCATATTATCTTCAatactttaattcttaatttaaattgtagttttgaatttaaataacatagttcctaaatgttacatttatttctagGTTCTTTATTACTTAACAATCccattaatttaagttttatattaatatttaaaattaaaacaaattatatgtagtttgttatatttttgtaacacatTATTGTAATGTACTGTTCTATGTCTGTCTGGCAGAAATCAATGGTTTTGCCGACGACTTATATGGCAATGTGACACCCGTCGAGATTATTTCTTCCGTTGGCTCATTATGGAATTTCGGGCCTGGTCATCAAGATGCTCATGAGTTGTTTCACGTGGTTCTTAGCGCATTAGATGCTGAAATGCAACCTACAAATAGGGTATGCAATCTAATAATGCAATATTGTTTGCAACAAATTCACAACAAagatttttgcatttttactaattattggaaaatttatttttgtgatttCAGAAAGGTTGTTTGTCCGATGCACTACCACCAAGTCCAATTATCAAACTAGATGTAAGAGCAACGGGCGATACATTGAATCTTAGAAGCGCCTCTTGCAATGATATCGCGTCAGTAAAAAATGATTCTGACAACCCGAAGGGTTTTGATAAGAATTGTAACAATCAAATGATGACTTCAACCTCGTCCATATCTAGTACATCTCCAAGCACGTGTAAGCCTGGTATGATCCTCGCTAGATCTTCGGAGCTGTTGTCGCGAAGCATTCAAAGCAACGGTGACTGCACGAGCCTCTTCAGATCGTGGAAGTCTCTGTGCACTATGTCGTTAACAAACATTCCCTTGGTGTCACTGGAAACGCATCCATTCTCAGGTCTTATCACTAGCCAAGTTCAGTGCAGCAACTGTTTGTGGAAGGTATCGatcgcaaaaaaaataaaaaacaaatttttctcgttttactaatttcttttgtgcgattgatcaatttaaataattgcatttCTTCTAAGTCGatataaatactaaatactcaataatgatattttatttttctccacATCATATCTTATCAAagaatagttttaataatcttattttaatttcaataatgcactaaaagtttttattcttaatagtGCCTAATTTTagttcttatttcttttttgcagTCGTCAGTGCGTTACGATAAGCTTGAAACTTTATCGTTACCATTACCGCCGCTTACTTCGTCGTTCGTGTCGCAACATCACACTTTGGAGTGGCTGCTGTCGCATTTTGTAGACAGCGAAATTGTGCGCGATGTGCAATGCGACGGATGCTCATCGCGTTGTACTGCCATCAAAACTCTTACCCTCGGCAAACTGCCAAAATGTTTATGTTTGCACATCCCAAGGACCACGTGGAGCTCCTCGGGCATGCCAATTAAAAGGGATGATCAAATCACGTTCCCTGAATTTCTGGTGCTAGATCCCTATACTTATACAGAAACAAAAAAGAGAAGCGC of the Monomorium pharaonis isolate MP-MQ-018 chromosome 11, ASM1337386v2, whole genome shotgun sequence genome contains:
- the LOC105831102 gene encoding ubiquitin carboxyl-terminal hydrolase 30 homolog; this encodes MDVEKIAMFAGVGFAIAVGLFVLWGPSPKPRKKGQVVGINNLGYTCFLNSLLQALAACPSFIFWLQKQQEKKDRNFADTLVSVLKKINGFADDLYGNVTPVEIISSVGSLWNFGPGHQDAHELFHVVLSALDAEMQPTNRKGCLSDALPPSPIIKLDVRATGDTLNLRSASCNDIASVKNDSDNPKGFDKNCNNQMMTSTSSISSTSPSTCKPGMILARSSELLSRSIQSNGDCTSLFRSWKSLCTMSLTNIPLVSLETHPFSGLITSQVQCSNCLWKSSVRYDKLETLSLPLPPLTSSFVSQHHTLEWLLSHFVDSEIVRDVQCDGCSSRCTAIKTLTLGKLPKCLCLHIPRTTWSSSGMPIKRDDQITFPEFLVLDPYTYTETKKRSAQGDAKYLGNSFMAIQGKHKYRLCAVIEHRGPVDSGHFVCFRRGNKTDQWLYTSDVIVESVSLTQVLLASPYLLFYERINSVYSS